Sequence from the Sciurus carolinensis chromosome 1, mSciCar1.2, whole genome shotgun sequence genome:
AAGAGaacctctctccctcccacatAGCCTATGTCCTAAAACtcacagtgacacacacacattcaactCCCACACTTTATTGGGACAAAGGAGGAAAGAGGCAGACCACTACCACAGGCCCACCCACCAGGGGTGTCCAGGCTTCATCAGCACCTAGCACAGCATGAATACATCATAAATACAGGCAACATGGAATGGAAAGAATGGGAGAGATTCAGTACACAGGAAAGAAACTAGAGGCCCTTCTAGGCTTGGGGGCCGAGGCATATACTGTACTGGCACAGTCCACTTAGCGATGGAGAAGAGGACTagattccattttacagataggaagGGAGATGTTCCCCTATACAGATGGGAAAGAGAAGGCTGCATGGAAGGggatttctctttaatttttggaAGAGCAGATTTCACCTTACAGATGGataaggagggaagaaggaaagtttattttaaatattagcagAAATGATGTGGGAAGAAATACCATTTTGCAGACAGGAAAAAGGCTTCTGGGATGGTCAGTTTACATAGTGTTCATGAGCTGTTCCATTCCCAGGTGACAAAAGGGTGACATACACAGGAAAGGAAAGCCTCCCAAGGCTAAAGAACAAGGGAGGTATAACCCACTGGCACCAACCCTTCCGTGCCATCCCGCCCACAGCGAAGCCAGTCCTCATCCACTGTGGCGATGACACGCAGCACTTCTCCACGCTGGAAACTTAACTGGTCAGGTCCTGCAGCAGTGTGGTCACAGAGAGCCCGAACAGTCCTACGGGGAGCCAGAGGAAAACAATGGGATGAGGAGAAGTGTGGGTGCCCCGGGTTGTTCTCCAGCCTCACTccgtggtttttttttttttttttttttttggttttgtttgttgtttttggctTGGGTTTTGTTGGTTTGCCTGGTTGgtaggtaccaggaattgaactcagggtcacttaacaactgagccacatccccagcccttttttaaattttctttagagaaagggtcttgctgagttgctcagggcctctctaagttgctgaggctggctttgaactcaaaatcttcctgcttcagcctcccaagccgctgggatcacaggcatgcaccactgtgcctggctctcgCTCCCTACTATATGGAGTGCCCCTGTTGGCTCAACTCTGAAAACACTGACTGGCCTCCTAAAGACACTTTGGGGACTAGCCATCAACATGTCGATTCTCCCTGCGACCCTAGCCTCTCCTGAGCACCAAAGCTACTCTTACTTGACATGATTTGTACTTTCTGGTGCTTTGTATTCAACAATAGGCCAACTAAATTCCCTTAACACTTCAAACCAATCCTACTTCATGTCCCTCATAGTGGCACAACTTTCTACTCATTTGCTTCTGGCAAAAATAAGGTCATCTCACTCCTCAATTCAGTCCATCACCAAAACTTGTTTGGTGTTTATCTCCTTCTATGCCATCTATTCTTTCTCTTCGCTTCTCCTGCCATCAACCTAGTTTAGGCTTTTATGTTCTCTCTCTGGACTACTGCATATAATCAGCTAGTCTTCATGAGTCTCTCTTGGCCTCCGTCCCCAGTCCCATTCTCCACACGGCAGCGAGAGATCTTTCTAAACCCTGAGCAAGCACATCATTTTCAGGCTTAAGCTCCTTCAAGGGCTCCCAAGATGCCTTAATAAAATGCAGCCTCTTTAGCTGGCCCACTGACCCCCTCCACCATGTGCCCACAGTTTCTCAACACACTTGGGCCTCCCCATCTTTGTCTCCTGTTCCTCCTGTGAGATGCATATCACACCATTACTGAGCTTCCCTTGAGTCCCCACGCTTCCCTTTGAGACCCCAAACagcttgttctttctttcctagtCCTTACCATACTCAACTGCAATTGCTCATCTTCTCATTGGTATCTCCACTGTACTGTATGCCCTTTGAGAGCAGGAACTCCAATATTCTGATCTTTCTATTCCCTTGCTTGGCATGATTGGCATATAAGATGTGCCCAagttgggtacagtggtacatacttgtaatcccagctacttgggaggctgaggcaggaggactgcaaatttgaggcctgcttcaacaatttagggagacccagtctcaaaaggactggggatgtagctcagtggtagaatacccctggatTTGGTCTCCAGTACCCCCAAAAAGTTATACCCCCAAAATATTGCTGAATGAATATCAAGGTTAATTCAATGAGCTGAGAGAACCCAAAAGAACTCAAAGTAGTAGTAGCCTCTGATGCCAAATTAAAAGACCCCACTAAAGGGACAAACAATCCCTTAGTGTACACATTCCTACTACGTACCAGatgcttttataaaattaatttttataacaacCATAGCAAAGATAATAAATTATCCTccttttacaaagaaagaaactaaggttcagagGAACCAGTGCCACACTGGTAATAAATAGCAAAGATGCAATGCAAACTAAGCATGATAATTTCAAAGTCCAGAGTCTTTCATGCCTACTGTTCACTCTGTGATCACAGAAATGCACCTATATAACAGTACACACAGGTCTATTTCTCAAGTTCTTACCTGTGGGCCTGTGCCATGCTGGGCGCTGAGGCCACAAGCTCCTCTGAAGAAGGAGTCTCCACAGGTGCCCCCCGCTTCACAAAAGCCAACACACTCACAGTTGGGGGAAGCCAACTGGATGGTCTCCTGCAGGAAAGGACATAGGGTCACAGAAATCAGTCCACTTCCAGAAAAAGAATCCAAGAACCCAGAGGTTTGGAAGAAGAAAGAGCCTGAGGCCCCAGGAGCTGGTCATTGCTCAGGGCAGTGGCAGCTGTGGGACACAAGTACCTTTAGGGTGATTAAGGAGATGACAGCAAAGGTATGCAACACCAAAATTCACAAGGGACTATGGAACCAGCAAGGTCTATACCAATTCAAGAGAGATCTAGATGTTCACTGGACAGTACCTGAAACCACTAAAGATCCACCAATGGTCAAGCCCCAAAGCAGGGGTCagcaactatttttttcttttctaaagggccaaatagtaaatattttaggctgaGGGTcaagaggtaaaatcaagaacATTATTTAGGTATTCAACCATTAAAATGtaatcacttaaaaatttaactatttttagCTCCcaagaccatttaaaaaaaaaaaaaaaaagtctcatctAAAGCATCTGGAGTCACTAGCGTTTGGGGAGTCTTTTGTGgtcctggggtttgaacccagggctctctaccacagagctgcatccctacccattcttattttgagatcagAAAGTCGTGGAGCAGACAAGGTACACCAATACCTGGACTTTAAGGCTCCATTCTCAGTTTCTGTGGGGACCCCAGGCACACCAAACAGTCTCCCAAGCCACAAGCTTCTGCCTGGTGCCACTTCCTCTGCAGGCAGGGGTCCTTCCTGTGTACCCTCAGCTGTGGTTCCTTGTCTCCTGAGTCCCCACCGGGGAAGAGGGAAGCCCTCAGTGCCCCCAGAAGCATAGACCCGGGAGGCCTGGGTCAGCTGCTCCCACCAGCTGACTGGTGTAGGAGGACTTGGAGGGGGTGAAGGGTTGGGAGCTCCCTCCCCAGAAGTGCCCCGGAGACTCTGGGCCAGACGGCCCCCCCAGTGCAGCACAGCTTGTACAGTCTGCTGCAGGGCTGGAGGCGGGCCTGGAGGGGCAGGGGCCTGAGGCTGGCCCAGGAGCAGGTGGTGATGGTGCTCAAAGAGCAGGTCCAGGTGGAAGGTGAGCACCGACAATGGCTGTAGCAGGAGCAGCAACTCTGTGGACAGGGACGGGCAGCCACCCCGAGCCAGGGAGAAGAATCCAGTGGGCAGATACAGAAGGGACAACAGGCCTGAGAAAGAGAAAGCCAACATCAGCCCCTACCCTGGACCCACTCAAACATCTTCCCGGTCCTCACTGTGAGACAGAGATGGGGACAGGTGGACGTGTTCCCACCCATGTGTAACCATGGCCTCCAGAGGGAGAGGCATGTAGAACAAGTGGTGGTAACTAAATTACAATATAAAGACTAGAAAGGTGAAGGACAGGAGAGCCTCTGGAGCACGAACAAAACAAGGTGTGGAGAGTGGAGCCTCACTGAGCAAGGACCCATAGGATGAAAGAAAGTTAATGAGGAAACAGGAGGGACAGAGACAGGATTCTAGATGGAGGGATAGCATAAAAGCAGGGCCCTGGGGCAAGGAGGACCACCCAGGAAGACTGATGGTAAGAAAGCCCTGCTTCAACAGCTTTGAATCTTTCCTCCCATGGGCAATAGGATCCCCTGAAGGAGTTTTAAGCAAAATACTGATAAGAGATCTGGATTAATATTCTGGCAACAGTGGAAACCAACTGGAGAGAtggctttccctccctcccttctagGCCAGCAACCCTATCCTCTCCCATCTGAGCCCCTGACCTGCATCTTCCTGGAGACTGGAAAACCACAGCTCCAACTGCTTGGTGctgggggagaagaaaaaagggaacgCAAATTCAGGGAGGTGGAGGACTCTGGTCCTCTTGGGGCAGAGGATGGGGGATGagattgggggaggggaggccttCTTCCAGGGACATGGAACACAACTACTGTGCCCCACACATGATGCCCCAATGGTCTCAGGGCCAGGAGAGGCAGTGGGAAGGCTACTCACTTGAGGAGGCCCAAGATGAAGGCATGAAACCGGCTGCGGCTGCTGCTCAGTGGGGCCAAGCGGCTGACTTGGCTGTACAGAGATCCCAGGGAACTGCTGGAGCCTGGGGGCAGGGGGCGTGGTCAGCCAGGCCCTGGCCCTGCTCTGCTGGGTCCCTTGCCCTCCCCTCACCTGGCTTCACGGATGCTTCCACCACGCTCCAGGGACTGCTTCTGCGCTGCCCGGTGATGAGGTCTTTCCGGAAAGGCTTCAGCCCGTCTGCCACCAGGGCGTGGAGAGCCGGGCAGAGGGTGGTCAGCACCAGGTGCCCCACATCTGGACTCAGTCTGCTATCCCCCAATTGGGCCTGAAGGTGGCGCAACACGAGTCGGTCCAGATACGGAACCAGTCACCAATACCCGCTGTCTTTTTGTGCCCCCAGAGCAATATTAATCTCCACATTCCCAACATCCTCCCTTCAGCCACCTTCACCTTCTGAACCAGGTTCCGGGCAGCCCCGAAGTGCGAGATGATTTTATCCACTGAGGCGCTGACAGCTATCAGGAGACCTGGGAGGGAACCAGGAAGATGTATCAAAGCCCTCACCTACATCCTTGGTATAGCCAGGGGGCACGGAGAAGTTAGTTTATACAATTTGACCCTTAAAGCCTGAAGAATGCAAAGTGAAGGGCAGTTCATTGAGAAACCAGGGGTCAGGAATCGGGGCAACCTACCTTTTTTCTGCTCCTGTAGCTGCCCAGTCCCACTCTGGGCTTCTGCCATCCACAGCCGCTGGGCCCCAGGAACACCCGCGAACGACCAGGAACTACGAACTGGGTAAAGGAAGAAGGACGCAGTGA
This genomic interval carries:
- the Rusc1 gene encoding AP-4 complex accessory subunit RUSC1 isoform X3, which translates into the protein MAEAQSGTGQLQEQKKGLLIAVSASVDKIISHFGAARNLVQKAQLGDSRLSPDVGHLVLTTLCPALHALVADGLKPFRKDLITGQRRSSPWSVVEASVKPGSSSSLGSLYSQVSRLAPLSSSRSRFHAFILGLLNTKQLELWFSSLQEDAGLLSLLYLPTGFFSLARGGCPSLSTELLLLLQPLSVLTFHLDLLFEHHHHLLLGQPQAPAPPGPPPALQQTVQAVLHWGGRLAQSLRGTSGEGAPNPSPPPSPPTPVSWWEQLTQASRVYASGGTEGFPLPRWGLRRQGTTAEGTQEGPLPAEEVAPGRSLWLGRLFGVPGVPTETENGALKSRRPSSWLPPTVSVLAFVKRGAPVETPSSEELVASAPSMAQAHRTVRALCDHTAAGPDQLSFQRGEVLRVIATVDEDWLRCGRDGTEGLVPVGYTSLVL